In the genome of Fibrobacter sp., one region contains:
- a CDS encoding polysaccharide biosynthesis tyrosine autokinase → MASKKTEETDLGELMKNLVKHWFIMLPCLIIAAAVGVFVAMWIRPVYQVDALLQIESKNNKGTMGMMAGLGSLFATSSPAETEIELIKSRQVMGSAVEKLHLMYDAEPLNFMDRLLHKEGRLELTQFEVPWDNLPKEEVKDQVWTVVAKDSVGNFSLYDHNEKLVLEGNAGETYRFPYAGDTAVIGIFRMEAREGQSFAVSKKLRLDAINQFRSAFNVKEKGKKTGVLEFSYQDIYPDRAVEVLNEVASSYLRQNVEERNAEAQKTLDFLEKQLPDVKSRMDSALMNLNAYRNQVGSVDINAETQLVLQRRMKLQQDILSLQQRKQDAIRLFHSEHPTVKTLEDQESALRRELAGTSSEVKKLPATQQEVLRLSNEVELSKSIYTTMLNNIQQLRLVSAGEVGTVRVIDFAEEVTKPEKPKKRIILCLALFIGFLIGAAITSLLTKFSSGVKSASFIEKETGFTVYAKVPKGNPQGTKGTRPLAVVEPGDVAVEALRALRSSLEFSMMDEGASVIGVSGLIPGVGKSFISVNLAALFAGLGKKVLLIDADLRKGRLHKEFGIKRGEGFSQVLLRKVEPSAVTYPTEVENLFVMPCGNVPANPAELLGSKHYGELIEQFKTEYDLIIVDTPPIMLVTDAALACRVAGQIVMVIEYNKHSIEAIQDGMGQILKGNGNAHASIVINKYEHSRSEGYGYKYGKY, encoded by the coding sequence ATGGCTTCTAAGAAAACGGAAGAAACAGATCTTGGCGAATTGATGAAAAATCTGGTGAAGCATTGGTTTATTATGCTTCCCTGCTTGATTATCGCCGCAGCTGTTGGTGTTTTTGTTGCGATGTGGATTCGCCCTGTTTACCAGGTGGATGCACTTTTGCAGATTGAATCCAAGAATAATAAGGGCACCATGGGAATGATGGCTGGACTTGGCTCCTTGTTTGCCACCAGCAGCCCGGCAGAAACGGAAATTGAACTGATCAAGAGCCGCCAGGTCATGGGCTCTGCAGTGGAAAAACTCCACCTGATGTACGATGCAGAACCTTTGAACTTTATGGACCGCCTTCTCCACAAGGAAGGCCGTTTGGAACTGACTCAGTTTGAAGTCCCCTGGGACAATCTTCCCAAGGAAGAAGTGAAAGATCAGGTATGGACGGTTGTTGCCAAGGATTCCGTAGGAAACTTCTCGTTGTATGACCACAACGAAAAGCTAGTCCTGGAAGGAAATGCTGGTGAAACCTATCGTTTCCCCTATGCTGGCGACACTGCTGTTATTGGCATTTTTAGAATGGAAGCAAGGGAAGGCCAGTCCTTCGCTGTAAGCAAGAAACTCCGTCTCGACGCTATCAATCAGTTCCGCTCTGCGTTCAATGTCAAGGAAAAGGGCAAAAAGACCGGCGTTCTTGAATTCTCCTATCAGGATATCTATCCTGATCGTGCCGTAGAGGTCTTGAACGAGGTGGCATCCTCCTACCTGCGCCAGAACGTGGAAGAACGTAATGCAGAAGCCCAGAAGACTTTGGATTTCCTTGAAAAGCAGTTGCCCGATGTGAAGTCTCGCATGGATTCCGCCCTCATGAACCTGAATGCCTATCGTAACCAGGTGGGCTCCGTCGACATCAATGCGGAAACCCAGTTGGTACTCCAGCGTAGAATGAAGCTGCAGCAGGATATTCTTTCCCTCCAGCAGCGTAAGCAGGATGCAATCCGCTTGTTCCATTCCGAACATCCCACGGTAAAAACTCTCGAAGACCAGGAGTCCGCTCTTAGAAGGGAACTTGCCGGAACTTCCAGCGAGGTGAAGAAACTTCCGGCAACCCAGCAGGAAGTGCTCCGTCTTTCCAACGAAGTTGAATTGAGCAAGAGCATCTATACAACCATGCTGAATAACATTCAGCAACTTCGTCTTGTATCTGCTGGTGAAGTGGGTACCGTCCGAGTTATCGACTTCGCCGAAGAAGTGACCAAGCCCGAAAAACCGAAAAAGAGAATCATCCTGTGCCTGGCCCTGTTCATTGGTTTCTTGATTGGAGCCGCCATCACCTCTCTGTTGACTAAGTTTAGCAGCGGCGTAAAGAGTGCATCCTTTATTGAAAAGGAAACCGGCTTTACCGTGTATGCCAAGGTGCCCAAGGGTAATCCTCAGGGAACCAAGGGCACTAGACCGCTGGCCGTGGTGGAACCTGGCGATGTGGCTGTGGAAGCATTGCGAGCCTTGCGTTCGTCTCTGGAATTCTCCATGATGGATGAAGGCGCGTCTGTCATCGGTGTCAGCGGCCTTATCCCTGGCGTAGGTAAGAGCTTTATCTCTGTAAACCTGGCCGCCTTGTTTGCCGGTCTTGGAAAGAAGGTCCTGCTTATTGACGCCGACTTACGTAAGGGCCGACTCCATAAGGAATTTGGAATCAAGCGCGGAGAAGGCTTCTCCCAGGTTCTTCTCCGTAAGGTTGAACCGAGCGCGGTTACCTATCCGACCGAAGTTGAAAACTTGTTCGTGATGCCCTGTGGAAATGTGCCTGCCAATCCGGCTGAACTTCTCGGATCCAAGCACTATGGCGAACTGATTGAACAGTTCAAGACGGAATACGACCTGATCATCGTGGATACTCCGCCTATCATGCTTGTTACTGATGCGGCCCTGGCTTGCCGTGTTGCCGGACAGATTGTCATGGTCATTGAATACAACAAGCACTCCATCGAAGCAATCCAGGATGGCATGGGCCAAATCCTTAAGGGTAACGGTAATGCTCATGCGTCTATTGTCATTAACAAGTACGAACATAGCCGTTCCGAAGGCTATGGCTACAAGTATGGCAAATATTAG
- a CDS encoding low molecular weight phosphotyrosine protein phosphatase, producing the protein MKNILVVCTGNICRSPTGEYLLKKELGPDFNVMSAGLGALVDHPAHETSQKIALEHGVDMSAHHARQINLDIVKWADLVLAMENGQKMDILARYPFMEGKVFRYGEAMKVDVPDPYRRPESAFVLAWNYISKLTPYWVEKIKQSEGKV; encoded by the coding sequence ATGAAGAATATTCTCGTTGTTTGTACCGGAAATATCTGCCGCAGTCCCACAGGGGAGTACCTCCTGAAGAAGGAACTGGGCCCGGATTTTAACGTGATGAGCGCCGGACTTGGGGCTCTCGTTGACCATCCTGCTCATGAAACCAGTCAAAAGATCGCCCTGGAACACGGGGTGGATATGAGTGCACACCACGCTCGTCAGATCAACCTGGATATTGTGAAGTGGGCAGACCTTGTCCTCGCTATGGAAAATGGTCAGAAGATGGATATTCTTGCCCGCTATCCCTTTATGGAAGGCAAGGTTTTCCGTTACGGTGAAGCCATGAAGGTGGATGTACCCGACCCGTACCGTCGTCCGGAAAGTGCCTTTGTGCTGGCTTGGAACTATATCTCCAAGCTGACTCCGTATTGGGTTGAAAAGATTAAACAAAGCGAAGGAAAGGTCTAA
- a CDS encoding polysaccharide biosynthesis/export family protein produces MKKLSVGLLGSMLLLAGCSLGPHMQMAVPGDEAEYNGVKVRLHAIEEGDFGTGSAAAAETAATEVGDLKELMVDSMPELEYRIGPLDMVQVVVWEHPELTSPMGQYQPAGQKVTTDGKLFYPYAGELQAAGLTAQELRAEITKRLSDKILNDPQVDVRVTGYNSRRAFVSGRVSKPGFVAFDENPITIPDAIAAVGGFANDADLSAIQLRRGEKVYNINYTDAFKSNLQLEKIVILPNDQLYIPSLVQTQKENKVYVMGEVGRVGVVDIHDGNLSLAEALSTAGGLQALNATSRGIYVIRNTSEKQIDVYQLNAKNAMALAMADRFNLNPHDIVYVDASDLATWNRLIGLLWPTQQAVYYDVLTVRTVQQISNGTWGK; encoded by the coding sequence ATGAAAAAATTGAGTGTAGGTTTACTTGGCTCCATGCTCCTGCTTGCAGGTTGCTCCCTGGGTCCCCACATGCAAATGGCCGTTCCTGGTGACGAAGCCGAATACAATGGTGTAAAGGTTCGCCTCCATGCCATTGAAGAAGGCGACTTTGGTACAGGTTCCGCTGCCGCTGCAGAAACTGCTGCTACGGAAGTAGGCGATCTTAAGGAACTGATGGTCGATTCCATGCCGGAGCTGGAATATCGCATTGGACCTCTGGACATGGTTCAGGTTGTGGTTTGGGAACATCCCGAACTGACCTCGCCTATGGGTCAGTACCAGCCTGCCGGTCAGAAGGTTACCACCGATGGTAAGCTGTTCTACCCCTATGCTGGTGAACTGCAGGCCGCTGGCCTTACCGCTCAGGAACTTCGTGCTGAAATTACCAAGCGTCTTTCTGACAAGATCTTGAACGATCCTCAGGTTGATGTCCGCGTTACCGGTTACAACAGCCGTCGCGCATTCGTGTCTGGCCGAGTCTCCAAGCCGGGCTTTGTCGCCTTTGACGAAAACCCCATCACCATTCCCGATGCAATCGCCGCTGTAGGCGGTTTCGCTAACGATGCAGATCTTTCTGCCATCCAGCTTCGTCGTGGTGAAAAGGTTTACAACATCAATTATACCGATGCATTCAAGAGCAATCTTCAGCTCGAAAAGATCGTTATTCTCCCCAATGACCAGCTCTATATTCCTTCCTTGGTCCAGACCCAGAAGGAAAACAAGGTCTACGTCATGGGTGAAGTCGGCCGCGTAGGTGTGGTTGATATTCATGATGGCAACTTGAGCCTTGCTGAAGCCTTGTCCACCGCTGGTGGCCTGCAGGCTCTTAACGCCACCTCCCGCGGTATTTACGTTATCCGTAATACCTCTGAAAAGCAGATTGACGTTTACCAGTTGAATGCAAAGAACGCAATGGCCCTTGCCATGGCAGACCGTTTCAATCTTAACCCGCACGACATCGTTTATGTTGATGCTTCCGACCTTGCAACTTGGAACCGCCTGATTGGTCTTCTGTGGCCCACTCAGCAGGCTGTCTACTACGATGTGCTGACGGTCCGTACTGTCCAGCAGATCAGCAATGGTACCTGGGGTAAGTAA
- a CDS encoding mannose-1-phosphate guanylyltransferase/mannose-6-phosphate isomerase, translating to MINLILCGGNGTRLWPVSRSLMPKQFAPLFDGQSLFRKTVVTNSAVCEAQFIVSNADQFFLAKDQLEAEGKHNCKFLLEPVGRNTAPAIALACLTLDPEEIVLVSPSDHVIRKKDEYKNVLLRAQELAKEGNLVTFGITPTSPETGYGYIEAEGENVKRFVEKPDRATAEKYLLAGNFYWNSGIFCFKAKTFLSELQKHSPDILEAAKMALANTAIEAGEPIRVGMDDMKAIPSNSIDYAVMEKSNIVKVVPSDIGWSDLGSFDSLYGEYPHDENGNNVNPRHIAVGSKNSLVMGSQRAIATIDLDKMLIVDTPDALLVAPLSSSQKVKQVVEELKVRGSDLISVPQTVNRPWGTYSVLESTERYKMKRIVVKPGKRLSLQKHLHRSEHWVVVSGTATVTVGDKVFYVRPNESTYIPVGEVHRLQNEGRLPLVIVEIQVGEYTGEDDIIRMEDDFHRN from the coding sequence ATGATTAACTTGATTCTTTGTGGTGGTAACGGCACTCGTCTTTGGCCTGTAAGCCGTTCCCTCATGCCCAAGCAGTTCGCTCCGTTGTTTGACGGACAGTCCCTGTTCCGTAAGACTGTGGTGACCAATTCCGCAGTTTGCGAAGCACAGTTCATCGTTTCCAATGCCGACCAGTTCTTCCTTGCAAAGGACCAGCTGGAAGCTGAAGGCAAGCACAACTGCAAGTTCCTGCTGGAACCGGTGGGTCGCAATACCGCGCCTGCCATTGCCCTGGCCTGCCTGACCCTGGATCCCGAGGAAATCGTCCTGGTTTCCCCGTCCGACCATGTAATCCGCAAGAAGGACGAATACAAGAACGTTCTTCTTCGCGCCCAGGAACTTGCCAAGGAAGGCAACCTGGTGACCTTCGGTATCACTCCCACCAGTCCCGAAACTGGCTACGGCTACATCGAGGCCGAAGGCGAAAACGTCAAGCGCTTTGTGGAAAAGCCGGACCGCGCTACCGCCGAAAAGTATTTGCTGGCTGGTAACTTCTACTGGAACTCCGGCATCTTCTGCTTCAAGGCTAAGACCTTCCTTTCTGAACTGCAGAAGCATTCTCCCGACATTCTGGAAGCCGCCAAGATGGCTCTCGCAAATACCGCTATCGAAGCCGGTGAACCGATTCGCGTGGGCATGGACGACATGAAGGCCATCCCTTCCAACTCCATCGACTACGCCGTCATGGAAAAGTCCAACATCGTGAAGGTTGTGCCCAGCGATATCGGCTGGAGCGACCTTGGCTCCTTCGACAGCCTGTATGGCGAATACCCTCACGACGAAAACGGCAACAACGTGAACCCCCGTCACATTGCCGTAGGTTCCAAGAACTCCCTGGTCATGGGCTCCCAGCGTGCTATCGCTACCATCGATCTGGACAAGATGCTCATCGTGGATACCCCCGACGCTCTCCTCGTGGCTCCTCTCAGCAGCAGCCAGAAGGTGAAGCAGGTGGTGGAAGAACTGAAGGTCCGCGGCTCCGACCTCATCAGCGTTCCGCAGACTGTGAACCGCCCCTGGGGTACTTACTCTGTGCTGGAATCCACCGAACGCTACAAGATGAAGCGCATCGTGGTGAAGCCGGGCAAGCGCCTCTCCCTGCAGAAGCACCTGCATCGTTCCGAGCACTGGGTGGTCGTAAGCGGTACAGCAACCGTTACCGTCGGCGACAAGGTGTTCTACGTTCGCCCCAATGAATCCACCTACATCCCCGTGGGCGAAGTCCATCGCCTGCAGAACGAAGGCCGCCTGCCTCTCGTCATCGTGGAAATCCAGGTGGGTGAATACACCGGCGAAGACGACATCATCCGCATGGAAGACGACTTCCACCGTAACTAA
- the pheS gene encoding phenylalanine--tRNA ligase subunit alpha, protein MSEAINNVKQAFDAELAQTDLTNQEAVNNLRVKYLGKKGLVTDLMKQMGTLPPEEKPAFGKLVNELKVAVSEEIEKAIATANEAALQKKLSSGSVDVSLPGAGIPAGSTHPLYDVREEIIDFFSQMGFEVDFGRDIETDWYNFEALNTPPDHPSRDMQDTFYVDDKVMLRTHTSGTQIHYMETHKPPFRMIAPGHVFRVDNDATHAPMFQQCEGLVVDENISFADLKGVLQVFMNKLFGEGVKTRFRPSFFPFTEPSAEMDVSCVFCGGEGCRRCKGTGWMEIGGCGSVDPNVFKNCGIDGEKYTGFAFGFGLDRIAMLRHAIPEIGLLTGNDQRFLDQF, encoded by the coding sequence ATGAGTGAAGCTATTAATAACGTGAAACAGGCATTTGACGCAGAACTTGCGCAAACTGACCTTACCAATCAAGAAGCCGTCAACAACCTCCGCGTGAAGTACCTGGGCAAGAAAGGTCTCGTTACCGACCTGATGAAGCAGATGGGTACTCTTCCTCCCGAAGAAAAGCCGGCTTTCGGCAAGCTCGTCAACGAACTTAAGGTGGCCGTCTCCGAAGAAATCGAAAAGGCCATCGCCACCGCCAACGAAGCGGCCCTCCAGAAGAAACTTTCCAGCGGTAGCGTAGACGTGAGCCTCCCTGGCGCAGGCATTCCTGCAGGTTCTACCCACCCGCTGTACGACGTCCGCGAAGAGATCATCGACTTCTTCAGCCAGATGGGCTTTGAAGTGGACTTCGGTCGCGACATCGAAACCGACTGGTACAACTTCGAAGCATTGAACACTCCTCCCGACCACCCGTCCCGCGACATGCAGGATACCTTCTACGTGGACGACAAGGTGATGCTCCGCACCCACACCAGCGGTACCCAGATTCATTACATGGAAACCCACAAGCCGCCTTTCCGCATGATTGCTCCGGGCCACGTGTTCCGCGTCGACAACGATGCCACCCACGCTCCCATGTTCCAGCAGTGCGAAGGCCTGGTGGTGGACGAAAACATTTCCTTTGCCGACCTGAAGGGCGTTCTCCAGGTATTCATGAACAAGCTCTTTGGTGAAGGCGTCAAGACCCGTTTCCGCCCCAGCTTCTTCCCCTTCACGGAACCTTCCGCTGAAATGGATGTGAGCTGCGTATTCTGCGGCGGCGAAGGTTGCCGTCGTTGCAAGGGCACCGGCTGGATGGAAATCGGTGGCTGCGGCTCCGTGGACCCCAACGTGTTCAAGAACTGCGGTATCGATGGCGAAAAGTACACCGGCTTTGCATTCGGCTTCGGTCTCGACCGTATCGCCATGCTGCGCCACGCCATTCCGGAAATTGGCTTGCTTACCGGCAACGACCAGCGCTTCCTGGACCAGTTCTAG